The window TAAAGGCCATCGCCTGATCGGCGTGGAGATCGATGCGCAAGGCATGGTGCCGCAGGCGCTGGCGAGCGCGCTCGAGCGAGTCTCCTCCGGCCATACCGCGGTCTATCTGACGCCGACGCTGCATAACCCGACGACCGCCACCATGAGCGCCGAGCGCAGGCAGGCTATCGTCGAGATATGCCGGCAGGCGAATGTCTGGATCATCGAGGATGGCGTCTACGCGCTGGGTCACTCTGCGGCGCCTGCGCTCGCGGCTTTAGCGCCCGAGCGGGCGTTCCATGTCAATGGCCTGTCGAAAACGCTCGGCCCGGGGTTGCGGATCGGCATGCTGACTCTGCCGCCCGGCATGCAAACTGCGGCGGAAGAAGCCTTGCAAGATATTCCTTTCGCGCCTTCGCCACTGTCTTGCGCTGTGGTGGAGGAGTGGTTGTCCAGCGGCGCAATCGAGACGATACCGCAAGCGTTGCGCCATGAGGCTCAGCGAAGAGTGCATCTGGCCACCTCGATATTTGATGCCGACGACTGCGTATCGCATCCCGACGCTTATCATGTCTGGCTGCCGATGCCGCGTGAAACCGCCGAGTCGGTGGCCGCCGCCGCCGCATTGGTCAACGTAAAGGTGACGCCGCCGGACACCGTGATGGTGGCCCGCGACGAACGTGCGACGGGCATTCGCCTGTGCCTGGGTTCCCCCTCGCCGGACGAGCTAACGGCAGGCCTGACGCAGCTGGCACAGCTGTTGAAAGAGCATCGGAACGGCTGACAAACGGAAGAGAAAGGTTACGCGCACGGGCCGACCGGCTCAGGACTGTTCTTTTTGTGCGGTTTACTATTCCCTTCGCACCCGCCTGCTTTTTCTGCCATTATTCTGCCTGATAAATTAGCGGGACTGATACAACCTCCCCGCGCCTCTGGAGAACACCGATGCTGTTCAAACTATGCAAAACCCTTGCGATGGCCTGCGTGGCCCTGATTATCGCCCAGAGCAGCGCGCTCAGCTTTACCCTAGAAGTGGCGGGCAAGATCGACAACGTGACCGACCCGGTCAAAAAAAGCTATCTGTTCACCGATAAGCAGCTGTTGGCGATGCCGGTGCGCAGCATCACCACCTCCACTTCCTGGACGCCGCAGAGAAAATTTGAAGGGATTTCGGTGGCCGATATCCTGGAGCGCGTCGGCGCCAAGGGCGAGACGCTGACTTTCTACGCGCTGAACGATTATTACATCGACGTGCCGCTGTCCGACGTCAAGAAATACAACATGATCCTGGCCTACAGGATGGACGGGGAAATGCTGAAGCTCAGAAACTTCGGCCCGCTGTTCCTGGTTTACCCACGCGACGCCGCCGGGCCTGAACTGAACTCGCCGTTGTACAATTCACGCTTTATCTGGCAAGTCGACAGGATCGTGATCAAATGAAGCTGACGACCTTTAAGAACGGCAGCAGGCTGGCGATCCCGGCCATCTTTGCCGCGCTGTTTTTAGTGGCTTCGACCGTCACGCTCTATTACTACAGCGCCACCCTGTCGAAAAAAGGGCTGTATGCCATCGCCGGCACGCAGGAGAATTACTCCTGGTCTATCGCCAAGTTCTCCATCAAGCTGGCGGAGTTCGACACGCTGGTCGAGCAGCAAAGCCATGCCGCGCAGGTGGACAGCGACAATCTGCGGCTGCGGTTCGAAATCCTCTATTCGCGCTTTTACGTGCTGGAAACCGTCTCCGAATCCACGCAACCGCTGTACGCCGAGCCGGGCTACCCGGAAGTGGTCAAGCAGATGCGCCTGCAGATGGATCGCATCGATAAACTGCTGGATAACCCGAAAATCGACTTCAGCCAGGTTTTCGCGGCCATGAAGGCCATCAAGCCTTACGCCATCGAAATGGCCAACCTGACCGACCACGCCGAGGTGAAGCAGCGCACCGCAGCCTATGAGGATTACATCGAGAAACGGCACATTATTTTCTATGGGCTGGTGATCGTCATGTTCTCGGTGATCGCGCTGATCGCCATCACCCTGATCGTGTTCCGCCAGCAGCGGCTGACCATTCGCCAGCAGGCCAAAGCCATTGAGGCGGAGAAAGCGACGCGCACCAAAAACGCCTTCCTCGGCGCCATCGGCCACGAGCTGCGCACCTCATTGCAGAGCGTGATGTCGGCCATCGACGTGCTGGTGAACACCCGAGTGTCGGCGGAGCATGCGGACACTTTCCAGCGGCTGGAGACCGCCGCGCAGCAAATCGAAAGCCAGATGAAGGATCTGACCGACTACGCGCACCTCGACAGCGGCATGATGGAATTGCGCATCGTGCCGTTCGACGCGCAGAAGCTGATCGCGGAAACCGCCAACGAAATCGCCACCCTGACCCGCAAAGAGCAGGTCAAACTGAGCTGCGAAGTGGAGTGCAGCCACCTGTTGGTGCACTCCGATCCGCTGCGCATCCGGCAGATTATCGTCAACCTGCTGACCAACGCCTACAAATACACCGAAAGCGGCAGCATTACGCTGCACAGCTGCCTGCGCCGCCAGCCGGGCGGCAATTCGTTGATCATCGAAGTGACCGACACCGGCATCGGTATTGAAAAAGACCAGCTCGATCAGATATTCAAACCCTTTACCCAGTTGGATCAGTCGCATACCAAACAGTATGCCGGCGTGGGGATGGGGCTGGCGATCGTGCACGGCCTGGTGACGCTGCTCAACGGCACCATCACGGTATACAGCGAAATCAAGAAAGGCAGCACCTTTATCGTCAGCATTCCGGTGCAGATCAGTGAAGAAGAGCGCGCCGACGAGCCCGCCGCCGCCAATGCCCCCCTGCAGCAAAAGCCGCAGCAGGTGCTGGTGGTGGATGACAACAAGTCGGTGGGTGACGCCTTTGCGGCGCTGCTGGACAAGCTGGGCTACCAGCACGAACTGTGCGACTCGCCGGAGCGCGCGTTGCAGAAACTGCTCAGACGCCCTTACGACGCGCTGTTGCTGGATCTGCAGATGCCGGGCATCGACGGCGCCGCCCTGGCCAGGCAGCTGCGCAATCGTCGCGGCCCCAACCGCCATGTGCCAATCATCGGCATCAGCGCCTATACGCCGGAGCAGCTGACGGCGGATCAGCGCGCCCTGTTCGATAACTACCTGATGAAACCGGTTCGGCTGGATGCGCTATCGAGCGCGCTGGCCGAGGTGTTCCCCGCTAAAGATTAAAACAGCGTTGCAGTGCGGCTTCGATCACATGGAGCCGCACCGGTTTTTCATAAGGACCGAGCACATCGTACTCGCGCATCGCCTGAGCGATCTCCGACTCGCGTCGGTCGGTGCCCAGTTCGCCGGTCAGCACCAGTACCGGCGCGTCCGGGTTGTCGGAGGCGCGGATGGTGGCGATACAGCGATCCGCCGTTTCCTCACCGATCAGCCAGTCCACCACGTAACCGTCGAACAGGCTTTGCTGCAGCGCTTGGCAG of the Serratia marcescens subsp. marcescens ATCC 13880 genome contains:
- a CDS encoding hybrid sensor histidine kinase/response regulator, whose amino-acid sequence is MKLTTFKNGSRLAIPAIFAALFLVASTVTLYYYSATLSKKGLYAIAGTQENYSWSIAKFSIKLAEFDTLVEQQSHAAQVDSDNLRLRFEILYSRFYVLETVSESTQPLYAEPGYPEVVKQMRLQMDRIDKLLDNPKIDFSQVFAAMKAIKPYAIEMANLTDHAEVKQRTAAYEDYIEKRHIIFYGLVIVMFSVIALIAITLIVFRQQRLTIRQQAKAIEAEKATRTKNAFLGAIGHELRTSLQSVMSAIDVLVNTRVSAEHADTFQRLETAAQQIESQMKDLTDYAHLDSGMMELRIVPFDAQKLIAETANEIATLTRKEQVKLSCEVECSHLLVHSDPLRIRQIIVNLLTNAYKYTESGSITLHSCLRRQPGGNSLIIEVTDTGIGIEKDQLDQIFKPFTQLDQSHTKQYAGVGMGLAIVHGLVTLLNGTITVYSEIKKGSTFIVSIPVQISEEERADEPAAANAPLQQKPQQVLVVDDNKSVGDAFAALLDKLGYQHELCDSPERALQKLLRRPYDALLLDLQMPGIDGAALARQLRNRRGPNRHVPIIGISAYTPEQLTADQRALFDNYLMKPVRLDALSSALAEVFPAKD
- a CDS encoding PLP-dependent aminotransferase family protein; this translates as MRLQSPWQPRLANVEATTVERLVLALADDIIEGKLQGGDRLPAHRPLAWQLAIGLGTVTKAYAILERRGLVRSVKGRGMFVAIRRAREKREIDLSANAPPAMLTDRLLARTLAGIARKMDADHLNFYSPPTGHLEHRRLLARWLENAGVTIDPSHLALTSNARQAISLAFDLACGPRGTILTERLTYPGAIALARRKGHRLIGVEIDAQGMVPQALASALERVSSGHTAVYLTPTLHNPTTATMSAERRQAIVEICRQANVWIIEDGVYALGHSAAPALAALAPERAFHVNGLSKTLGPGLRIGMLTLPPGMQTAAEEALQDIPFAPSPLSCAVVEEWLSSGAIETIPQALRHEAQRRVHLATSIFDADDCVSHPDAYHVWLPMPRETAESVAAAAALVNVKVTPPDTVMVARDERATGIRLCLGSPSPDELTAGLTQLAQLLKEHRNG
- a CDS encoding molybdopterin-dependent oxidoreductase → MLFKLCKTLAMACVALIIAQSSALSFTLEVAGKIDNVTDPVKKSYLFTDKQLLAMPVRSITTSTSWTPQRKFEGISVADILERVGAKGETLTFYALNDYYIDVPLSDVKKYNMILAYRMDGEMLKLRNFGPLFLVYPRDAAGPELNSPLYNSRFIWQVDRIVIK